The region TTGAGAAGTAGGTTTAGGGTTTTGAGTTACCTGAGTTTTTAAATACCACTTTTCCAAAGTACCTAGAGCAAATAACTCTGAATCTTCAAAAACTTCTGTTTCTTCTCGATAATATATTTTCAGTTTTTTATTGTAATAATGTTTAAATGAATCTTTAAAAAAGTTAATAAACTCGTATAACGGAATTTCAATGATTTTTCGGTTGTCTTTATTGTCGTTTTCTTCTTTTGGATTCGATTTATTAAAAGAAGAATCATCATGCGCACCGCTAGAGGTTTTTGTTTTCCCTAAATAAGAATAATAACCTGGTTTATTATTAAAATATTTTGAATTGAAGCTATGAAGTGGATGTTCTTTTACAAAACCTTCTATATTTAAATAATCTAGCAAACCATCTACAAGCGAAGAAGGCGCCAGTTCTGCATTATTTTTTGAACTTTTACCAAGATAACTAATATACAAGTGCTCTTTTGTAGATAAAATTGTTTTAAGAAAAAAGGACTTATCTTTTTCTCTTATATCTTGTAAAATAGATTCAGGATTAGACTTTATTAAATCGTAACTTAATCGTGTAGTTTGTCTTGGGTAATCTTGTGAATTTAAACCCAACATAGCCACTATTTTATTAGGCAATGGAATTGTATTTGATAAAGGACAAAAACGAATACCCTTGTTTGTTTCTGTTTGTGAGGTTTTATCTAATCCTTCTAGTATAGATAAAATAATAGGGTGAATAATCTCAAAAGATATTGTATCACCTAATGTAAACACAAAATCTACTTCGGCCAACTTTGTTGTTAGATATTCAATTTGATATTCCTTTTCTTTATCAAAGAATAAATCTAGGCCATCATGTAAATACAAAATCCAATCTTTTAGATTTCTTTCTACGTTTAATCCATCAAGAAAATCATATAAATTATGAATTAAATAGTTAAATCTAACTAAATCGTCTGCTCCGCTACCCTCTACCTTATCAATAAGTAAATACTCTTCTTCACCATCGTCAAACCATTCTTCACCAGACATTAACATACCATAACACAAACGTTTTAAACCGTTTGTCCAAGAAACTAAATTTGTTTCATTGAATTTATCACCTTTAAAAGCATTTTTAATGTTAGCTTGTTTAATAAGTTCTCGAAGTAATTCGACATCTTTAAACTCATATTTGACTAAAATAGAAGGAAATTCTAATAACTGCATCACTAAAGAAGGTTGCATATATTTTTTATCTATTTGTAATATAGCTTGCAGAGCATTTACAGAAGAATCGATTATATTTTCCTTCTTACCAACAATATGATAAGGAAATGAATAAGGAGTGTTTTCAAACACGGCGCTTATGGCAGGAGCATGTGTATTAAGGTCTGAACAATATACTACGATATCTCTTGCACCAATACCATTTTTTGAATCATCAACTAATTTTACTAAATAGTTATACAACACTTCTACCTCTCTAATTGGTGAAAAACATGAATTAATTGTTATTGAAGTATCGTTATCGTTAACTTTTGGACTTTCTAAATTTTTATCTTCGACTAAAGACATTTTTATTGTATCAAGTAAACTATTTGGTTTTTCATTATTATAATTATCTAACCAAATTAACTCTATACCTTTACTTTTAAAAGCTTTAAGCATATAAGTTGAAATACCTTTCAGGTTATGAACAAGTTCATTATTATAATGCTCCTTAATTTCTTTTATAGTTGATGAATAAAATATTTTTACATCTATTACCTCGCTTATTTCAATAAAAAGATTGAGCAGATAAGTGTTAAAATCTGAAACATCAAATAGATATAAAACAGGCAGTTTTTCCTTTAAAAGTTCTTGTTGCTTCTTTATTTTTAATGCAGAAGTTATATAACCAAATAGTTGATTATCATCTATACAATCAATAGCGTTTATTTTCTCCTTAAAAGCTCGCCATAAATAGTATTGCCATGCTTCATCTGAATCATCAGTATCAAAATCTTCGACTATCCAAGACTCTAACCTATCCGGCATGTATAAACTATACTGATTGAAAAGGGTTGAAATTTTATCTGCTAATGCAATCTGATATGCAGGCTTACCCCTATAGTAATCAGCAATACTTGAAAAATTATCTTTAAATATTTCATCATCGAGCAATTCAAAAATAATCCAGCGCTGTTGTAAATCATTCAATACGAATTTATTTTCATCTTTACCTCCTAAAATTTTATAGACTATTGATAACAAATCTTTTGCAGAACAAGTTTTCAAATTAGCAGCAATTCCGTTTTCTTCAGCAATTTTAATTTTTAAATACTGCATAACTCCAACATTACTGCAGGCAATAAAATCGGGTAAAAAAACAGAATGGGTTCTAATTTTTATCTGATTCGCTAACTCATTAGCTAGAGGTTCTATTGTAAAGGCGCTATATACTTGAATACTCATAATTAACTAATTTATTCTATCTATAATTCCTGAAGTTCTTTTAACTCGCTTTTGTACTATATTAAATATGACATCTTCTGTAGCCTGAATAATAACTTTAGATTTCGCTCTAGTTACTGCAGTATAAAGCAGTTCTTTAGTAAGCAAGTCATGTTTGTTTTTTTCGGGTAAAACAATCAAAACATTATTAAATTCTGAACCTTGACATTTATGAATGGTCATTGCATACACTGTTTCGTAACCACCTATGAAAGAAGGTAATATTCCGTCACGAAGCTCACCATTCTTATCTAAAAAGTAGGCCATCCTTATACCATCTTTGTCTTTTCTCATTAAACCAATATCACCATTAAACAGATTTAACTCTCGATTATTTTTATTCACCAGAATCGGTCTGTTTATATAATTATCAGCATCAATTTTAATTAGGTTATGTTTCTGCAAATACCATTCTACTTCCCTATTAATTGAATACACCCCGTGTTTCCCTTCTCTAACAGCACACAAAACACGAATATCATTTAACTTGCCAATAGCTTTTACAACATCAGTTTCATCAATGTAATCCTTATATTTTTTTATAAACTCTTTAAATACAGCAACATCATAAGCCTCATCAAATCGTATAATTTCAGAACCTGATTTCAAAGTTGTCTTGACAACTTCTATATCTTCATTCATAATTGCTTTACTAAATTTATCAATAACTATAGATTCTTGATTTACCCTCCTATTTAAAACCAATTCTGTTATATGATTCTTTAAAAGTTTTGAATCGATTGGCTTTGTTTCATTTATCGTATTGTTTGCGTTAAGAAAAGAATTTAAAAACCCTAAACGCTCTTTAGAGAATAGGTTAAGAGTCTTCATACCATCTGTTACAGCAGAATTACACAAGTCGCCAAACATACTCCCTGCTTCAACCGATGCTAATTGATTTTTATCTCCAATTAATATAAGGCGTTTTGAAGAATCAACAGCACTTAAAAGTTTTGCAAATAAAGGCACATCTATCATTGAGGCTTCATCTACAATCACCACATCAAAATCTAATTGATTATTTTTATCATACCTAAAATATGGGGAATTAGGTTTATAGCCCAATAAACGATGAATAGTACTAGAGTTTAATTCATCGATTTTACTTTTTAAAGGTTCTTCTTTAGCTAAAGAGTTCTCTTTAAGCGATTCTAGAACCCTAACAGCAGCCTTACCTGTTGGTGCTGCTAAAGCTATTTTAATAGATGAATTAGAAAAACATAAGGCTACAATTAATTTAGCAATTGTTGTAGTTTTACCCGTACCAGGCCCTCCTGTAATTATTGAAAAATTATTTAAATAGGAATTAATACAACCTGTAAGTTGCCAATCTGTTATGTCTAAGTTCTCATCTTGAAGACCAAATAGTTTATCTTTAATATACTTTAGCTCCTGCTTTCTGTTTGAAAGTTCAGATTGTTCAATACGAATAAAATCTTGGATTTTATCAATGATTTGACTTTCGTAGTTAAAATACCTATAAGTGTAAAATTTATTATTGTAAACCACAAAAGGCTTCTTTTCTTCTGTACTAACTGATAATAAATTTGTTGAATTAGACAATGCCTTCTCTGAAAAAGGCTCAATTCTTTCACGCACTTCTGGTGC is a window of Polaribacter litorisediminis DNA encoding:
- a CDS encoding exodeoxyribonuclease V subunit gamma; this encodes MSIQVYSAFTIEPLANELANQIKIRTHSVFLPDFIACSNVGVMQYLKIKIAEENGIAANLKTCSAKDLLSIVYKILGGKDENKFVLNDLQQRWIIFELLDDEIFKDNFSSIADYYRGKPAYQIALADKISTLFNQYSLYMPDRLESWIVEDFDTDDSDEAWQYYLWRAFKEKINAIDCIDDNQLFGYITSALKIKKQQELLKEKLPVLYLFDVSDFNTYLLNLFIEISEVIDVKIFYSSTIKEIKEHYNNELVHNLKGISTYMLKAFKSKGIELIWLDNYNNEKPNSLLDTIKMSLVEDKNLESPKVNDNDTSITINSCFSPIREVEVLYNYLVKLVDDSKNGIGARDIVVYCSDLNTHAPAISAVFENTPYSFPYHIVGKKENIIDSSVNALQAILQIDKKYMQPSLVMQLLEFPSILVKYEFKDVELLRELIKQANIKNAFKGDKFNETNLVSWTNGLKRLCYGMLMSGEEWFDDGEEEYLLIDKVEGSGADDLVRFNYLIHNLYDFLDGLNVERNLKDWILYLHDGLDLFFDKEKEYQIEYLTTKLAEVDFVFTLGDTISFEIIHPIILSILEGLDKTSQTETNKGIRFCPLSNTIPLPNKIVAMLGLNSQDYPRQTTRLSYDLIKSNPESILQDIREKDKSFFLKTILSTKEHLYISYLGKSSKNNAELAPSSLVDGLLDYLNIEGFVKEHPLHSFNSKYFNNKPGYYSYLGKTKTSSGAHDDSSFNKSNPKEENDNKDNRKIIEIPLYEFINFFKDSFKHYYNKKLKIYYREETEVFEDSELFALGTLEKWYLKTQVTQNPKPTSQDIKTLKAQGNLPLGTYGDICIENLQDELSELTNEIEQLKEGYTQEQVLINNKVEIEGVLYLIKGEIDAVYVNNQEQLHIFSNVSKSKQKYQFEAFINLLFLKQMWPDIKLYFLWLDKRLQSSVISNVVDSESFIKTLLNHFLASNKGLNPFYINDYISEALLQLDSESLAEEPIGPILEKDGFLSEYVKKEQESLFFEDLENKKRFYDNSKFLNETIFNKFN
- the recD gene encoding exodeoxyribonuclease V subunit alpha encodes the protein MTFINDIHFQFSELVADKNLKPYAYLLSKRLQDRHICIDLSGTDLKSEYESWAPEVRERIEPFSEKALSNSTNLLSVSTEEKKPFVVYNNKFYTYRYFNYESQIIDKIQDFIRIEQSELSNRKQELKYIKDKLFGLQDENLDITDWQLTGCINSYLNNFSIITGGPGTGKTTTIAKLIVALCFSNSSIKIALAAPTGKAAVRVLESLKENSLAKEEPLKSKIDELNSSTIHRLLGYKPNSPYFRYDKNNQLDFDVVIVDEASMIDVPLFAKLLSAVDSSKRLILIGDKNQLASVEAGSMFGDLCNSAVTDGMKTLNLFSKERLGFLNSFLNANNTINETKPIDSKLLKNHITELVLNRRVNQESIVIDKFSKAIMNEDIEVVKTTLKSGSEIIRFDEAYDVAVFKEFIKKYKDYIDETDVVKAIGKLNDIRVLCAVREGKHGVYSINREVEWYLQKHNLIKIDADNYINRPILVNKNNRELNLFNGDIGLMRKDKDGIRMAYFLDKNGELRDGILPSFIGGYETVYAMTIHKCQGSEFNNVLIVLPEKNKHDLLTKELLYTAVTRAKSKVIIQATEDVIFNIVQKRVKRTSGIIDRIN